The sequence below is a genomic window from Fibrobacter sp. UWB10.
GCCATGACCGTAAATACAAAAGATGAAGCGGCTGCCAAGGCATACGAAGACTTTGTCGGAAATATTGACCCCGTGATGAGCGAATATGACGACAAGTTGAATAAGAAACTGATGGCTCACCCCGCCAAGGACCAGCTGAAAGACGAATTCGGCGTATGGTTCAAGAGCGTGCAGGTTTCTTTGGACCTTTTCTCCCCCGCAAATATTCCGCTCGAAACCGAAGAAACTATGGCCGTTCAGGCCTACCAGAAGATTACTGGCGGCATGAGCGTAGAATTTGACGGTGGCGTTAAGACCATGCAGCAAATGAGCGCTTATCTTGAAAAGACGGATCGCGACTTGCGCGAAAAGGCCTTCCGCACTATGTGGGATCGCCGCCTTAAAGATAAAGACGCTCTGGACGCCTCTTTTGACAAGTTGTTCCAGATTCGCAACAAAATTGCCAAAAATTCGGGTTGCAAGAACTTTATCGACTACATTTTCTTGGCCAAGCGCCGTTTCGACTACTCCCCTGCTGACTGCAAGGCTTTCCACGAAAGCGTTGAAAAGCTGGTGCTCCCGCTCCTTAAGGAAGTCTACAAGAAGCGCGCCGAAAAGATGAATCTCAAGACGCTTCGCCCGTGGGATTTGAGTGTGGATCCGCTTTCACGCCCACCCCTCAAACCGTATCAGAATGGCGAAGAATTGATTGAAAAAGTCGACCAGATTTTCGAATCGATTCACCCGCAGGCTGGCAAGTGGGCCCGCGAAATGCAGGCCATGAAGCTGATTGATCCGGATAGCAGGCTCGGTAAGGCTCCGGGTGGCTACCAGATTGGCTTTGACGAAAGCCGCCTCCCCTTCATTTTCATGAATTCGGCCGAAACCGACCGCGACATTTACACGCTGTTGCATGAATCGGGCCATTCGTTCCACCAGTATGCGCTCGCAAACCAGCCGATTTTGGCTTATCGCGACGTGCCTTCGGAATTCGCCGAAGTCGCCAGCATGAGTATGGAATTAATCGGCATGAGCAACCTCAAACCCTTCTACGGCAACGATTCCGAGGCGATTCGCAGAAGTATCGAAGGCGAACTGGAAGACGTAATTTGGCTGTTCCCGTGGGTGGCAAGCATCGACAGCTTCCAGCATGAACTTTACAGCCGTCCGAACCATACGGCCAAGGACCGCGAACAAATTTGGAAGGGTATCATGGACCGCTACGACGCGGGCGTGGACTACTCCGGATTCGAATCGGTTCGCAATAACCTGTGGCAAAAGCAGTTGCACCTGTTCGAATGCCCGTTCTACTACATCGAATACGGAATTGCACAGCTTGGAGCGCTCCAGGTGTGGGCAAACTTCAAAAAAGACCCGAAAAAGGCCATTGATGACCTGTTTAAGGCCGAAAGTTTGGGCGACAGCCGCCCGTTGCCGGAGCTTTTTGCCGCTGCAAACATCAAGTTTGACTTCACCGCGAAGACGATTGAACCGCTTATGCAGGTCGTGTGGGACGAGTTAAACAGATCGTAGGGGGTCCGTTGTCATTATTTTTTGCTTTTTTTGCAAAAAATTGCAAAAAAACGGCAAAAATGGTTGACAAACGAAAAATAAAATGGTATATTTGGCGCACATCCTGGAGGGATGGCCGAGTGGTTGAAGGCGCACGCTTGGAAAGCGTGTTTACCTCACGGTAACGAGGGTTCGAATCCCTCTCCCTCTTCTAAACATTTTCAGAGGTACCTAGATGGCTGAAGAACAGAGAGTCTATCTTGATGACATTTACGCTAACGAACAATGTCAAGGCTCCGTTTTCCGCGCAGTGGTCATGATGGCCCAGGAAGCCCGCTTCGTTAACAAGCAGGCAACTCAGGGTTATATCACTCTTACCAAGAAGCCGACCACCATCGCCATGTACAAGTTCAAGGAAGGCAAGCTTTCCATTTCCGAAAAGAAGGCTGGCGAACAGTTTGATAACGAAGCTGTTGCAGCTGCCGAACCGGAAATGACTTCCGAAAACGTGGCTCAGGTATCTGCTGCTGCTGACGACGCCTTCGGCGTATAAGCAAAGAATTTCGTCTAAAAACGAATCCTTGTTGAAAAAGCGACCTCAATTCGAGGTCGCTTTTCTTTTCTCCTTCCCTGCTCGTTCTCCACCGAGCTACCAAAAAGCTCAATTACATCTGAGCACTTTTAGCATAGAATGTTTCGGGGAACGCCTTGGCGGCGCAATGATTGCACAACATGCGAAGCCTGGTTTCGGCTACAGATGTCACGCGGATCTGCGCACCGCAGTCGGCGCACTTTGCCAGGAACACCACGGAAAGCGGAGTGGTCGCCACGTTGGCAGCCTTGCCCTCGCCCACCTTGTGTACCGTATTGCGGAATATGATTTCGCCATCGGCATTCTGGATGATTTCGCGCGTGATGCAGCAATCAAAACTGCGTCCACGGCGGTTACGCATGCGCATGTTGAAGCTAGCGCTCACGGTGTCATTCCGGAATGCGTTCCAGTCGCTTGCGTAGCGGTACAGGTCCGTGACGTAATGCCACTGCAGTTCCGATGGCTCGAAACCGAACATGCGGCAGAATCGTCTGTTTCCGCTGAGCAGACGGCCATGTTGGTTGACCTCAAAGTAGGCCAATTCGATAGAGTTCTCTGTCATCATTGTGCGCCTCCTTTTAGATAGTGCCGGTACAAGACATCGGCAGAACTGATCGCTTTATTCCCCAATCGCGCATCTATAATAGAGATATCCCAATCCTTGTCGCCGAATATGAACGGCGTTTCGATAATGTCGTCTTCAGTAATGTAGTTGATGTCTCCAATCTTGGTGAGTGTCTGTTCGGCAATCAAGAAGCCTTCCATATAAAGCATCACATGCTTTCCGTCCCAGACGCCAGTCACTGTAATTTCTTTTCCTGCTTCAAGAGTCGCCGAAGATACAACAGCCTTGTCGTAGCAAGAAGTGTATTCAAATCCGTTTCCGATAAAGAAGGACAGAGCCGGTTGGATAACATGGCATGCCGACCTTGTAATGGCAATGTTGAACAATCCCTTCTTGCCGAAAATATTCTTGCTGTAGTAGTAACTTTCCGGGAATGAATTGACTTTGAACGTCACTTCGAATGTCAGTTCTTCAAGATTTTTAGCAAAGACAAGCGTGTCTTGTACAATCGATTCCATTGCAGGAACATTGCTGCCTTCCCAGCTATATACAATACCGTAATCCAATTCGTGCGGCAATTCGACCGTAATCTCTTTTTCGCCGCCTTTGTCCGTAGGAATGGTGTCTTTCGGTTCGTCGCAACCTGGTTCAGGCTCAATCGGATCTGGATCCGGGCTCGGAGTGCATCCGATTACATCGGGCATCTCGACTGTTTGAACCGGAGGTGCAATCAAGTCATCTGCATCGACGTTGCCTGCCAAATCTGTAGGAACAGGCCCCAACACATATGTGGATGTAGAATCGCGTTGGATAAAGTATGATGTTTCAGAAACAGATCCGTTACCCACCGTTTTTAAGACGAAAGAGTACGTTCCGTCGGGCAAGTCCTTAATTTCAAATGCTCCATTTGCGCCGGATTCAATGTGTATTACGGAATCCTTCACAGAAAGATCCATAGAGGCATTCTTAGAACCATTGTTGATCACGTACAGTTTAAGAGTCCTCTGTTCAAGATGAGGAATGTCATCTTGTCGCGATGGATCCGGAACGACATAAACAGGGTCGGTTCTAACCACTGTATCGACAAGATCGACACCGCCCGGAGCAATACCTGTGGGCTCCCCAGTAACGGGGGCGGGATCATTTCCAGCCGGAAGGTTGGTTTGAGGATCCGTAGAATTGTCTTCTTCGCTTGTACCAGCAACGGTATTTGTTTCTTCGTCTACGCCGCCTGCCCAGAAAATACCGCATGCAGACATAGAGAATGCGACAGAAGCAAAAGTCCAAAGACGGAGGCCATTTTTAAATTGCTTAAGCATGGTGTTCCTCCTTGGGCAATGTGTTGGTCAAGGGGAACAACTGAATGTTGAGCCTGTAAACGCGTTCTTCGCCAGAATCTTCCATCACGATCGAGCTGATACGACGGCGGAATTCGGCGATTTCTTTAGTGATTTTCTCGAAAGCATTATCGGAAATGCCAATTGTAAGGCCCGAAATGTCTCGTTCATTAATAGGAACTTGGTCAAGGCTTTGAACGCCGAGCTCGCCCATCTGGCGGTGCATTTCACGAATGGCGAGCGAGGCGACATCGAGACTGCCCGTAGTCACGGAACGGCTGCTCTGGCTGTAACGGCCCTGCTCGTCTTTTTCGAGGAATCCGTTCTTTTCCAGAAGCTTCAAGGAATTCTTGACATTTGCAGCATCGCTATCAAAGACGAGCTCCCCCGCCATTTGGGCGGGTGTCGCGCCATTCAGGCGCGGGGCCATTTCGCGGAGAACCGGATTCAGCCAGCTGCCATAATAGTCGTACTGGTCTTCGCCCACAAGCGCAAATGCGTTTTCGTTGGCAATTTTGCGCAGTTCAGCAAAAATCTTTTTCTTTGTAGCAGAAGATTTTTCCTGATTGAAGGCCACTAATTGCCTAAAGTACTGCAAGTCAACACCGACAAGGCCCATGGCAGAAGCGACGCGTTCG
It includes:
- a CDS encoding PAS domain-containing protein, which gives rise to MMTENSIELAYFEVNQHGRLLSGNRRFCRMFGFEPSELQWHYVTDLYRYASDWNAFRNDTVSASFNMRMRNRRGRSFDCCITREIIQNADGEIIFRNTVHKVGEGKAANVATTPLSVVFLAKCADCGAQIRVTSVAETRLRMLCNHCAAKAFPETFYAKSAQM
- a CDS encoding M3 family oligoendopeptidase — translated: MTKRTFVPENLNVDSVEDVTRLFKTLLDENVPNSPDALRTWILKWSELGSVLAEVSSRRYVAMTVNTKDEAAAKAYEDFVGNIDPVMSEYDDKLNKKLMAHPAKDQLKDEFGVWFKSVQVSLDLFSPANIPLETEETMAVQAYQKITGGMSVEFDGGVKTMQQMSAYLEKTDRDLREKAFRTMWDRRLKDKDALDASFDKLFQIRNKIAKNSGCKNFIDYIFLAKRRFDYSPADCKAFHESVEKLVLPLLKEVYKKRAEKMNLKTLRPWDLSVDPLSRPPLKPYQNGEELIEKVDQIFESIHPQAGKWAREMQAMKLIDPDSRLGKAPGGYQIGFDESRLPFIFMNSAETDRDIYTLLHESGHSFHQYALANQPILAYRDVPSEFAEVASMSMELIGMSNLKPFYGNDSEAIRRSIEGELEDVIWLFPWVASIDSFQHELYSRPNHTAKDREQIWKGIMDRYDAGVDYSGFESVRNNLWQKQLHLFECPFYYIEYGIAQLGALQVWANFKKDPKKAIDDLFKAESLGDSRPLPELFAAANIKFDFTAKTIEPLMQVVWDELNRS
- a CDS encoding TIGR02147 family protein is translated as MKPVMEYTSYRVYIRDYYAERKERNGFTWRDFAKAAGYSSPVFLKLVCDSKANLSEAGVERVASAMGLVGVDLQYFRQLVAFNQEKSSATKKKIFAELRKIANENAFALVGEDQYDYYGSWLNPVLREMAPRLNGATPAQMAGELVFDSDAANVKNSLKLLEKNGFLEKDEQGRYSQSSRSVTTGSLDVASLAIREMHRQMGELGVQSLDQVPINERDISGLTIGISDNAFEKITKEIAEFRRRISSIVMEDSGEERVYRLNIQLFPLTNTLPKEEHHA